One window of Cryobacterium arcticum genomic DNA carries:
- a CDS encoding exodeoxyribonuclease VII small subunit: MTSPASTPTSAPGDIPTVDSLSYEQARDELIRVVSVLEQGGTTLEESLALWERGEALATRCEEWLIGAKARLDAARGAAAAE; this comes from the coding sequence ATGACTTCGCCCGCTTCCACCCCCACCTCCGCCCCCGGCGACATCCCCACGGTCGATTCGCTCAGCTACGAGCAGGCCAGGGACGAGCTGATCCGGGTGGTGTCGGTGCTCGAACAGGGCGGAACCACCCTCGAGGAGTCCCTCGCGCTCTGGGAACGCGGCGAGGCCCTCGCCACCCGCTGCGAGGAATGGCTGATCGGGGCCAAGGCTCGCCTGGACGCCGCCCGCGGAGCGGCCGCCGCGGAATGA
- a CDS encoding DUF4245 domain-containing protein, translated as MSRTPRTPRPARAPRVVAELGRPETAEERATRLATNSRNYRSRKTINNLVFSLLATVGAVIVLVLIVPRSDTPLDRAVDYTAVAEQVQRGVGEPLVSPALPPGWSANAAEWRAGGSDGVSSWYIGLITPRNEFIGLTQAVNANSTWLAEQLKKVSSSDTITIDDVQWDVYRNPAPAADQGNFESALVTEAGDSTYLLIGTADDDELAVVAGALSGQITANQTANQTANQSGASQ; from the coding sequence ATGAGCCGCACCCCCCGAACCCCCCGTCCGGCACGCGCACCGCGGGTCGTCGCGGAGCTTGGCCGTCCGGAGACCGCCGAGGAGCGCGCCACGCGCCTCGCCACGAACTCCCGCAACTACCGGTCGCGGAAGACCATCAACAACCTGGTCTTCTCCCTGCTGGCGACCGTGGGCGCCGTCATCGTGCTCGTGCTCATCGTGCCGCGCAGCGACACCCCCCTCGACCGCGCGGTGGACTACACCGCGGTGGCCGAGCAGGTGCAACGGGGTGTCGGCGAGCCGCTCGTGTCCCCCGCCCTACCGCCGGGATGGAGCGCCAACGCTGCCGAATGGCGCGCCGGCGGCAGCGACGGCGTGTCCAGCTGGTACATCGGACTGATCACGCCCCGGAACGAGTTCATCGGGCTCACCCAGGCCGTCAACGCGAACTCCACCTGGCTCGCCGAGCAGCTCAAGAAGGTCAGCTCCTCCGACACGATCACCATCGACGACGTGCAGTGGGACGTGTACCGCAACCCCGCTCCGGCCGCCGACCAGGGCAACTTCGAGTCGGCCCTCGTCACCGAGGCCGGCGACAGCACCTACCTGCTCATCGGCACCGCCGACGACGACGAACTCGCGGTCGTCGCCGGAGCGTTGTCCGGCCAGATCACCGCCAACCAAACCGCCAACCAGACCGCCAACCAGTCAGGGGCCAGCCAATGA
- a CDS encoding carbonic anhydrase, which translates to MTTPPSLSPATVWNDLASGNERFVNGDPQHPRQDVDRRAETAFAQTPMAALFGCSDSRLAAEIIFDKGLGDLFVVRNAGQVISDSVLGSLEYAVAVLKVPLILVLGHDRCGAVLAAIDSQGPDADPLPPHIDSIIQKIVPAVRRVGGPTTGPLDPESVDSSLVGREHLRDTVAELVQRSEMISAAIAEGTLAIVGANYRLLEGRAEPDIVVGVV; encoded by the coding sequence ATGACCACTCCTCCCTCCCTCAGCCCGGCCACAGTCTGGAACGATCTCGCCAGCGGAAACGAGCGGTTCGTGAACGGCGACCCGCAGCATCCGCGTCAGGACGTCGACCGGCGCGCGGAGACCGCCTTCGCCCAGACCCCGATGGCCGCCCTGTTCGGCTGCAGCGACTCCCGCTTGGCCGCCGAGATCATCTTCGACAAGGGCCTCGGCGACCTGTTCGTCGTCCGGAACGCCGGTCAGGTCATCTCCGACTCCGTCCTCGGCTCGCTGGAGTACGCCGTCGCCGTGCTCAAGGTTCCCCTCATCCTGGTTCTCGGCCACGACCGCTGCGGCGCCGTGCTGGCGGCCATCGACTCGCAGGGCCCGGACGCCGATCCGCTTCCCCCGCACATCGACAGCATCATCCAGAAGATCGTGCCGGCCGTGCGCCGGGTGGGCGGACCCACGACCGGGCCGCTCGACCCGGAGAGCGTCGACTCGTCACTGGTGGGCCGGGAGCACCTGCGGGACACCGTCGCCGAGCTGGTTCAGCGCTCCGAGATGATCAGCGCCGCCATCGCGGAAGGTACATTGGCTATCGTCGGCGCGAACTACCGGCTCCTCGAGGGCCGCGCCGAACCCGACATCGTCGTCGGCGTCGTTTAG
- a CDS encoding class II fumarate hydratase, with amino-acid sequence MVDTSTQAGTSSYRIEHDTMGEVRVPVAALYGAQTQRAVENFPISGSVLESAQIAALARIKKSAALANARLGVLDAAIADAIAAAADEVITGRYDSEFPIDVYQTGSGTSSNMNMNEVLATLATRSLGSPVHPNDHVNASQSSNDVFPTSVHIAVTSALIDDLIPALDHLAVAFEVKAELWATAVKAGRTHLMDATPVTLGQEFGGYARQMRLGIERVRTALPRVAEVPLGGTAVGTGINTPAGFPQLVIELLTLETELPITEAIDHFEAQANRDGLVDASGALRTIAVGLTKICNDLRWMGSGPNTGIGELSIPDLQPGSSIMPGKVNPVIPEAVLMVCSRVIGNDATIAWSGASGAFELNVAIPVMGTALLESIRLLANGARVLADKTVDGLEANLERARALAESSPSIVTPLNRVIGYEAAAKVAKHSVAQGLTVREAVIDLGFVERGEVTLEQLDVALDVLSMTRPPR; translated from the coding sequence GTGGTGGACACTTCAACTCAGGCCGGGACATCCAGCTACCGGATCGAACACGACACGATGGGCGAGGTGCGGGTGCCGGTTGCGGCGCTCTACGGCGCGCAGACCCAGCGCGCGGTGGAGAACTTCCCGATCTCGGGCTCCGTGCTCGAGTCGGCCCAGATCGCCGCCCTTGCGCGCATCAAGAAGTCCGCGGCCCTGGCCAACGCCCGCCTGGGTGTGCTCGACGCGGCCATCGCCGACGCCATCGCCGCGGCGGCCGACGAGGTCATCACCGGCCGGTACGACTCCGAGTTCCCGATCGACGTGTACCAGACCGGCAGCGGCACCTCCTCGAACATGAACATGAACGAGGTCCTCGCGACCCTCGCCACCCGCAGCCTCGGCAGCCCCGTGCACCCCAACGACCACGTCAACGCGTCGCAGTCCAGCAACGACGTGTTCCCCACCTCGGTGCACATCGCCGTCACGAGCGCCCTCATCGACGACCTGATCCCGGCGCTCGACCACCTCGCCGTGGCGTTCGAGGTCAAGGCCGAGCTGTGGGCCACGGCCGTCAAGGCCGGCCGCACCCACCTGATGGATGCGACGCCCGTCACCCTGGGCCAGGAATTCGGCGGCTACGCCCGCCAGATGCGCCTCGGCATCGAGCGGGTGCGCACCGCGCTCCCCCGCGTCGCCGAGGTGCCGTTGGGCGGCACCGCCGTCGGCACCGGCATCAACACCCCGGCCGGCTTCCCGCAGCTCGTGATCGAGCTGCTCACCCTCGAGACCGAGTTGCCGATCACCGAGGCGATCGACCACTTCGAGGCGCAGGCCAACCGCGACGGCCTCGTCGATGCCTCCGGCGCCCTCCGCACCATCGCGGTGGGCCTGACCAAGATCTGCAACGACCTGCGCTGGATGGGCTCCGGCCCCAACACCGGCATCGGCGAGCTCAGTATCCCCGACCTGCAGCCGGGGTCCTCGATCATGCCGGGCAAGGTCAACCCGGTCATCCCCGAGGCTGTGCTGATGGTCTGCTCCCGCGTGATCGGCAACGACGCCACGATCGCCTGGTCGGGTGCGTCCGGCGCCTTCGAACTCAACGTCGCCATCCCCGTGATGGGCACGGCGCTGCTCGAGTCGATCCGGCTGCTCGCCAACGGCGCCCGGGTGCTCGCCGACAAGACCGTCGACGGCCTCGAGGCCAACCTGGAGCGGGCCCGCGCGCTGGCCGAGTCGTCGCCGTCGATCGTGACGCCGCTGAACCGGGTGATCGGCTACGAGGCCGCCGCCAAGGTCGCCAAGCACTCCGTGGCCCAGGGCCTCACGGTGCGGGAGGCCGTCATCGACCTCGGCTTCGTGGAGCGCGGCGAGGTCACCCTCGAGCAGCTCGATGTGGCGCTCGACGTGCTGAGCATGACGCGGCCGCCGCGGTAG
- a CDS encoding PhoH family protein, translated as MNTDLRNAEQTPSGVDQTERTFVLDTSVLLSDPKAIFRFAEHAVVLPVVVITELESKRNDPEIGYFARQALRYLDELRVKHERLDFAIPVGDGGSLRVELNHSNMSVLPSGLQLGDNDSRILAVAMNLANDGLAVTVVSKDLPLRVKAASIGLAADEYRHELAVDSGWTGMDEITLSAEQVNDLYDTESLQTRLVQDMPVNTGLVIHSDRGSALGRVTGRGELRLVRGDRDLFGLHGRSAEQRLAIDLLLDPEIGILSLGGRAGTGKSALALCAGLEAVLERQQHRKIMVFRPLYAVGGQELGYLPGDAQEKMGPWGQAVFDTLGALVSENVLEEVVERGILEVLPLTHIRGRSLHDAFVIVDEAQSLERNVLLTVLSRIGQNSRVVLTHDVAQRDNLRVGRFDGVASVIETLKGHPLFAHMTLTRSERSAIAALVTEMLEGNELA; from the coding sequence CTGAACACAGATCTCCGGAACGCGGAGCAGACACCGTCAGGGGTCGACCAAACCGAGCGCACCTTCGTGCTGGACACCTCGGTTCTCCTGTCCGATCCCAAGGCCATCTTCCGTTTCGCCGAGCATGCCGTGGTGCTGCCCGTCGTGGTCATCACGGAGCTGGAGTCCAAGCGCAACGACCCGGAGATCGGGTACTTCGCCCGTCAGGCGCTGCGGTACCTCGACGAACTCCGGGTGAAACACGAACGACTCGACTTCGCCATCCCGGTCGGGGACGGCGGCAGCCTCAGGGTCGAACTCAACCACTCGAACATGTCGGTGCTGCCCAGCGGCCTGCAACTGGGCGACAACGACTCGCGCATCCTCGCCGTGGCCATGAACCTGGCCAACGACGGGCTTGCCGTCACCGTGGTCTCCAAAGACCTGCCGCTGCGGGTGAAGGCCGCGTCGATCGGCCTGGCCGCGGACGAGTACCGGCACGAGCTGGCCGTGGATTCCGGCTGGACGGGCATGGACGAGATCACCCTGAGCGCCGAGCAGGTGAACGACCTCTACGACACGGAGTCGCTGCAGACCCGTCTCGTGCAGGACATGCCGGTCAACACCGGCCTGGTCATCCACTCCGACCGCGGCTCCGCGCTCGGCAGGGTCACCGGGCGGGGCGAGCTGCGGCTGGTGCGCGGCGACCGCGACCTGTTCGGCCTGCACGGCCGTTCGGCCGAGCAGCGCCTGGCGATCGACCTGCTGCTCGACCCGGAGATCGGCATCCTGTCGTTGGGAGGGCGAGCGGGAACGGGGAAGTCCGCGCTGGCCCTCTGCGCCGGCCTGGAAGCCGTGCTGGAGCGCCAGCAGCACCGCAAGATCATGGTGTTCCGGCCGCTCTACGCGGTCGGCGGCCAGGAGCTCGGCTACCTGCCCGGCGACGCGCAGGAGAAGATGGGCCCGTGGGGCCAGGCAGTCTTCGACACCCTCGGCGCGCTGGTGAGCGAGAACGTGCTCGAAGAGGTCGTCGAACGCGGCATCCTCGAGGTGCTGCCGCTCACCCACATCCGCGGCCGCAGCCTGCACGACGCCTTCGTGATCGTCGACGAGGCCCAGTCCCTGGAGCGGAACGTGCTCTTGACGGTGCTCAGCCGCATCGGGCAGAACTCGCGGGTGGTGCTCACGCACGATGTGGCGCAGCGCGACAACCTGCGGGTGGGCCGCTTCGACGGGGTCGCCAGCGTGATCGAGACGCTCAAGGGTCACCCGCTGTTCGCCCACATGACGCTCACCCGGTCGGAGCGCAGCGCGATCGCCGCCCTGGTCACGGAGATGCTGGAGGGCAACGAGCTGGCCTGA
- a CDS encoding aminotransferase class V-fold PLP-dependent enzyme, whose amino-acid sequence MRPAEPALTASYLDGFTEDPGYLDYGRIGPLSRAVLAESLGQGEILARARYGSLGHFGGQDLRMRAAVAALTRFRADQVVAQPNTSMGLMHAMFGLTGDVLLSPADFPSLPFAAMRAAEALHVATPLWLEAGTTSERAGQVTPRQVRDQLTPGTVAVAVSLVDSRTGFRTDLEGIRQVIGDRLLIVDAIQGFGVVDAAYEVADVVASGGQKWARAGWGTGFLALSDRAVERLTPVMSGFTGTMPAGSDELPWDDVPPPVRAAAAFGVTNADGIAQARFASALEEIQAVGVDVIESAVAANTERLIDLADEFGIGVASSRDARERAGMVVLQPPAERLTALGAALHNHGLTTTVRSGSVRLSTHARLAEETVDMLRGAFVAYTAAARY is encoded by the coding sequence ATGAGGCCGGCAGAGCCGGCTCTCACGGCCTCCTACCTGGACGGCTTCACCGAAGACCCCGGCTACCTGGACTACGGCCGGATCGGACCGCTCTCCCGCGCCGTCCTCGCCGAGAGTCTCGGACAGGGCGAGATCCTCGCGCGCGCCCGCTACGGCAGCCTCGGCCACTTCGGTGGGCAGGACCTGCGGATGCGCGCGGCCGTCGCCGCGCTCACCCGGTTCCGCGCCGACCAGGTCGTGGCGCAACCGAACACCAGCATGGGCCTCATGCACGCCATGTTCGGCCTGACCGGCGATGTGCTGCTCTCGCCGGCCGACTTCCCCAGCCTGCCGTTCGCGGCCATGCGCGCCGCGGAGGCCCTGCACGTCGCCACGCCGCTCTGGCTCGAGGCCGGGACGACATCCGAGCGCGCCGGCCAGGTCACCCCGCGGCAGGTGCGCGACCAGCTCACGCCGGGCACCGTCGCGGTGGCCGTGAGCCTGGTCGACTCCCGCACGGGATTCCGCACCGACCTGGAGGGCATCCGCCAGGTCATCGGCGACCGACTGCTCATCGTCGACGCCATCCAGGGCTTCGGCGTGGTCGACGCCGCCTACGAGGTAGCGGATGTGGTCGCCTCCGGCGGACAGAAATGGGCCAGGGCCGGGTGGGGCACCGGTTTCCTCGCCCTGAGCGACCGGGCCGTCGAGCGCCTCACCCCGGTGATGAGCGGCTTCACCGGCACCATGCCGGCCGGCTCGGACGAGCTGCCGTGGGACGACGTGCCGCCGCCCGTGCGCGCCGCGGCGGCGTTCGGGGTCACGAACGCCGACGGGATCGCCCAGGCGAGGTTCGCGAGCGCGCTCGAGGAGATCCAGGCCGTGGGCGTGGACGTCATCGAGAGTGCCGTCGCGGCCAACACCGAACGCCTGATCGACCTGGCCGACGAATTCGGCATCGGTGTGGCCAGCTCCCGCGATGCGCGGGAACGCGCCGGCATGGTCGTGCTGCAGCCGCCGGCCGAACGCCTGACCGCGCTGGGCGCCGCCCTGCACAACCACGGCCTCACGACCACTGTGCGGTCCGGCAGCGTGCGGCTGAGCACCCACGCGCGACTCGCCGAGGAGACCGTGGACATGCTCCGCGGCGCCTTCGTCGCGTACACCGCGGCCGCCCGGTACTAA
- a CDS encoding isoprenyl transferase, giving the protein MRQITLGRGLLYRVYQRRLRRGLTSAVLPRHVAMIIDGNRRWAKQLGYDSAAHGHRAGAAKMREFLEWCDDLGISVVTLYLLSADNLTQRPTEELDALFEIIADLAEDLSHYRDWRVQQVGSKKCLPGPLEAALSAAEARTSDHRGLHVNLAVGYGGRTEITDAMRSIVATHHAHGGTLEDLAETLTPELIGQHLYTGGQPDPDLVIRTSGEQRLSDFMLWQSAHSEFYFVEALGPDLRQVDFLRALRDFAKRHRRFGG; this is encoded by the coding sequence ATGCGGCAAATCACCCTCGGACGCGGACTCCTCTACCGGGTCTACCAGCGGCGGCTTCGCCGCGGGCTGACGTCGGCGGTCCTGCCCCGCCACGTCGCCATGATCATCGACGGCAACCGGCGCTGGGCCAAGCAGCTCGGCTACGACTCCGCCGCCCACGGGCACCGCGCCGGGGCCGCGAAGATGCGCGAATTCCTCGAGTGGTGCGACGACCTGGGCATCTCCGTCGTGACGCTGTACCTGCTCTCGGCCGACAACCTCACCCAACGGCCCACCGAGGAGCTCGACGCCCTCTTCGAGATCATCGCCGACCTCGCCGAGGACCTCTCGCACTATCGGGACTGGCGGGTGCAGCAGGTCGGGTCGAAGAAGTGCCTGCCCGGGCCGCTCGAGGCCGCCCTGAGCGCCGCGGAGGCCCGCACGAGCGACCATCGGGGTCTGCACGTGAACCTCGCCGTGGGGTACGGCGGTCGCACCGAGATCACCGACGCCATGCGCAGCATCGTCGCCACCCACCACGCCCACGGTGGCACCCTCGAGGACCTCGCCGAGACCCTCACCCCCGAGCTCATCGGCCAGCACCTGTACACGGGCGGCCAGCCCGACCCCGACCTGGTGATCCGCACCTCGGGCGAGCAGCGGCTGAGCGATTTCATGCTCTGGCAGAGCGCACACAGCGAGTTCTACTTCGTCGAGGCGCTCGGCCCGGACCTGCGCCAGGTGGACTTCCTGCGGGCCCTGCGCGACTTCGCCAAACGGCACCGCAGGTTCGGCGGATGA
- the trhA gene encoding PAQR family membrane homeostasis protein TrhA — protein MAPSDDIPNLPLLEDEIEHPVPEKPTWRGWIHAGTFPVTIVAGIILLLAADGPAAKWSSAVFVASSMLLFGNSALYHRFTWQPRTRLLLKRIDHANIFLLIAGSYTPITVLALPPDKAVLLLSLVWGGALLGIAFRVFWINAPRWLYVPLYLALGWGALMFIVDFFQADALMMTLIMIGGLCYSVGAVVYGLKKPNPIPGVFGFHEIFHALTVVAFLCHWVAILIIATHPLYP, from the coding sequence ATGGCCCCCTCGGACGACATCCCGAATCTTCCCCTGCTCGAAGACGAGATCGAGCACCCCGTCCCCGAGAAGCCGACCTGGCGGGGCTGGATCCACGCGGGGACGTTCCCGGTCACCATCGTGGCCGGCATCATCCTCTTGCTGGCGGCGGACGGCCCGGCGGCCAAGTGGAGTTCGGCGGTCTTCGTGGCCAGTTCGATGCTGCTCTTCGGCAACTCGGCGCTGTACCACCGCTTCACCTGGCAGCCGCGCACGCGCCTGCTGCTCAAGCGCATCGACCACGCCAACATCTTCCTGCTGATCGCCGGGTCGTACACGCCCATCACGGTGCTGGCGTTGCCGCCGGACAAGGCCGTGCTGCTGCTGTCCCTGGTCTGGGGCGGCGCGCTGCTCGGCATCGCCTTCCGGGTGTTCTGGATCAACGCTCCGCGCTGGCTCTACGTGCCGCTGTACCTGGCGCTGGGCTGGGGCGCGCTGATGTTCATCGTCGACTTCTTCCAGGCCGACGCCCTGATGATGACGCTGATCATGATCGGCGGGCTCTGCTACTCGGTCGGCGCCGTCGTCTACGGCCTCAAGAAGCCCAACCCGATCCCCGGGGTCTTCGGATTCCACGAGATCTTCCACGCACTGACCGTGGTGGCGTTCCTCTGCCACTGGGTCGCGATCCTGATCATCGCGACGCATCCGCTCTACCCGTAG
- the mca gene encoding mycothiol conjugate amidase Mca — protein MTLRLLAVHAHPDDESSKGAATYAYYRSLGAEVLVVSCTGGERGSILNEDLTHLAMAERDLSGLRRLEMAAAQKALGIQHRWLGYQDSGMQDDGGVPKNSFADVPLEVSAEPLVRIVREFRPQVLITYDENGGYPHPDHIRTHEVSLEAFRAAADPDRYPDAGPAWQIEKLYYDRIFNLERMDAMYLELSVTEPDSDLLEPLASARERMSEYPNLATTHVPIGDFLEVRDEALKAHASQVSPTSSFFFWPNDMVRKAWPYEDFQLIESKVDTVMPESDLFAGVTDTVDA, from the coding sequence ATGACGCTGCGGCTCTTGGCAGTGCACGCCCATCCCGACGACGAGTCGAGCAAGGGCGCCGCAACATACGCGTACTACCGGAGCCTCGGAGCCGAGGTGCTCGTGGTGAGTTGCACCGGTGGCGAGCGGGGCAGCATCCTCAACGAGGACCTGACCCACCTGGCCATGGCGGAACGGGACCTGTCCGGTCTCCGGCGCCTGGAGATGGCGGCCGCGCAGAAGGCGCTGGGCATCCAGCACCGCTGGCTCGGCTACCAGGACTCCGGCATGCAGGACGACGGCGGGGTGCCCAAGAACTCCTTCGCGGACGTGCCGCTGGAGGTCTCGGCCGAGCCGTTGGTGCGCATCGTCCGTGAGTTCCGCCCGCAGGTGCTGATCACCTACGACGAGAACGGCGGCTACCCGCACCCCGACCACATCCGTACCCACGAGGTGTCGCTGGAGGCCTTCCGCGCCGCAGCGGACCCTGACCGGTACCCGGACGCCGGTCCGGCGTGGCAGATCGAGAAGCTCTACTACGACCGGATCTTCAACCTCGAACGCATGGACGCCATGTACCTCGAGCTGAGCGTCACCGAGCCGGATTCCGACCTGCTCGAGCCGCTCGCCAGCGCCAGGGAGCGCATGAGCGAGTACCCGAACCTGGCGACCACGCACGTGCCCATCGGCGATTTCCTCGAGGTGCGCGATGAGGCCCTCAAGGCGCACGCCAGCCAGGTCTCGCCCACGAGCAGCTTCTTCTTCTGGCCGAATGACATGGTGCGCAAGGCCTGGCCCTATGAGGACTTCCAGCTCATCGAATCGAAAGTTGACACCGTCATGCCCGAATCCGATCTCTTCGCGGGCGTCACCGACACGGTCGACGCATGA
- a CDS encoding DUF4307 domain-containing protein, protein MSSNLDKRYGRTPGTRLRDRRVLWIVAGAFAVILTAWVVWAGLDGAGPSIEARDTRHSIIDENTISVTFEVSVPSGTPSSCAVQALNESFTVVGWKVIDVPPSDQYTRSFTEVLHTTELSNTGLIYRCWLT, encoded by the coding sequence GTGAGCAGCAATCTCGACAAACGCTATGGGCGAACCCCCGGCACCCGGCTTCGTGACCGGCGGGTGTTGTGGATCGTCGCCGGCGCGTTCGCGGTGATCCTCACGGCCTGGGTGGTCTGGGCCGGTCTGGACGGCGCCGGGCCCTCGATCGAGGCCAGGGACACCCGGCACAGCATCATCGACGAGAACACCATCAGTGTCACCTTCGAGGTGTCGGTGCCCAGCGGCACCCCCTCCAGCTGCGCGGTGCAGGCCCTCAACGAGAGCTTCACTGTCGTGGGGTGGAAGGTCATCGACGTGCCGCCGTCGGACCAGTACACCCGGTCGTTCACCGAGGTACTGCACACCACCGAACTGAGCAATACCGGATTGATTTACCGCTGCTGGTTGACCTAG
- the greA gene encoding transcription elongation factor GreA, translated as MTTETSVTWLTQEAYDRLAAELDTLSTVARVDIANKIESARSEGDLKENAGYHAAKEEQGKMEARIRTLTLLLRTAEVGHAPESKGVVEPGTIITATIAGDESRFLIGSREIAGDSDLDVYSEKSPLGEAIIGLKVGAKTSYETPNGKQIAVEIHLVETFTG; from the coding sequence ATGACTACCGAAACTTCGGTCACCTGGCTGACCCAGGAGGCCTACGACCGCCTCGCTGCGGAGTTGGACACTCTCAGCACCGTCGCGCGGGTGGACATCGCCAACAAGATCGAGTCCGCCCGGTCGGAGGGCGACCTCAAGGAGAACGCCGGCTACCACGCGGCCAAGGAGGAGCAGGGCAAGATGGAGGCCCGCATCCGCACCCTCACGCTGCTGCTGCGTACCGCCGAGGTGGGCCACGCCCCCGAGAGCAAGGGCGTCGTCGAGCCCGGCACCATCATCACCGCCACGATCGCGGGCGACGAGAGCCGCTTCCTCATCGGCAGCCGCGAGATCGCCGGTGACAGCGACCTCGACGTGTACAGCGAGAAGAGCCCCCTGGGCGAGGCCATCATCGGTCTCAAGGTCGGCGCGAAGACGAGCTACGAGACCCCCAACGGCAAGCAGATCGCCGTCGAGATCCACCTCGTGGAGACCTTCACCGGCTGA
- the ilvA gene encoding threonine ammonia-lyase, translating to MTDTPADLLIGPTLADFEAARIVVARVADVTPMESSRYLSTILGSPVYLKCENLQRTGSYKIRGAYNRLSKLTDEEKSRGVVAASAGNHAQGVAFAARELGIEATIFMPVGVALPKLQATRDYGAQVILRGHTVTEPLLAAAEYARETGAILIPPFDHPDVVAGAGTLGLEILDQVPDLETVIVPIGGGGLTAGMASVLKQYAARHGRTIRVIGVQSENAAAYPPSLAAGEALAIDINPTMADGIAVAKPGLLNFDIIRDAVDEIVTVSEDDMARALLVLLERAKLVVEPAGAVSVAAILAGKITGSGPTVAMLSGGNIDPLLMQRVISHGLSASGRYLTLRIMLPDRPGQLARISELLAEARANVIEVLHTRHGVGIQISEVEIDISVETRGPEHRQHVVDTLRAAGYDPRTD from the coding sequence ATGACAGACACCCCCGCTGACCTGCTGATCGGTCCGACCCTGGCCGACTTCGAGGCCGCCCGCATCGTGGTGGCCCGCGTGGCCGACGTCACGCCGATGGAAAGCTCAAGGTACCTCTCCACGATTCTGGGCTCGCCGGTGTACCTCAAGTGCGAGAACCTGCAGCGCACCGGGTCGTACAAGATCCGCGGCGCCTACAACCGGCTCTCCAAGCTCACCGACGAAGAGAAGTCCCGCGGCGTCGTCGCCGCCTCCGCCGGCAACCACGCCCAGGGGGTCGCCTTCGCGGCCCGGGAACTCGGCATCGAGGCCACCATCTTCATGCCCGTCGGTGTGGCCCTGCCCAAGCTGCAGGCCACCCGGGACTATGGCGCCCAGGTGATCCTCCGCGGCCACACCGTCACCGAACCGCTCCTGGCCGCCGCCGAATACGCCCGGGAGACCGGCGCGATCCTCATCCCGCCGTTCGATCACCCGGATGTCGTCGCCGGCGCCGGCACCCTCGGCCTGGAGATCCTCGACCAGGTGCCCGACCTCGAGACGGTCATCGTGCCGATCGGCGGCGGTGGCCTGACGGCCGGCATGGCCAGCGTGCTCAAGCAGTACGCGGCCCGGCACGGCCGCACCATCCGCGTGATCGGGGTGCAGTCCGAGAATGCGGCCGCCTACCCGCCGTCGCTCGCGGCCGGCGAAGCCCTCGCGATCGACATCAACCCGACCATGGCCGACGGCATCGCCGTGGCCAAGCCGGGACTGCTGAACTTCGACATCATCCGCGACGCCGTCGACGAGATCGTCACCGTGAGCGAAGACGACATGGCCCGGGCCCTGCTGGTGCTGCTCGAGCGCGCCAAGCTCGTCGTCGAACCCGCCGGCGCCGTCTCGGTGGCCGCCATCCTGGCCGGCAAGATCACCGGATCAGGTCCCACCGTGGCGATGCTCTCCGGTGGCAACATCGACCCGCTGCTCATGCAGCGCGTGATCAGCCACGGCCTGTCCGCCTCCGGCCGGTACCTCACCCTGCGCATCATGCTGCCGGACCGCCCGGGCCAGCTCGCGCGCATCTCCGAGCTGCTGGCCGAGGCACGGGCCAACGTCATCGAGGTGCTGCACACCCGGCACGGCGTTGGCATCCAGATCAGCGAGGTCGAGATCGACATCAGCGTGGAGACCCGCGGTCCTGAGCACCGCCAGCACGTCGTCGACACGCTGCGCGCAGCCGGGTACGACCCGCGCACGGACTGA